Proteins from a single region of Hordeum vulgare subsp. vulgare chromosome 6H, MorexV3_pseudomolecules_assembly, whole genome shotgun sequence:
- the LOC123403571 gene encoding WAT1-related protein At3g30340-like, translating to MDWKPMVTMMAVVTVFAVMNTLTKMAFNEGMHTTVLIVLRQLTATLFLAPIAYFKERKTRPKMTTEIFVYLFLSALLGASLTQWLFFFGLRYTTATFASAFINMTPMFTFLLALPFKIEKLDVATGSGAAKLTGTAVGLAGAVLMALYQGPALTGARTTDHHMATAAAHGGAWRWAIGSAALLGGSASWSLWFILQSKIGTKYPALYSSTAWMFLLSTAQMAAVGAATEAMTLEVWLPGTALKAVTVLFVGVVGSGLGFLAMSWCVERRGPVFTTAFMPLIQMIAAGINVTVLHEQLRLGSVVGSAVVVVGLYLVLWGKSNEASSKPKLPPPSHSKLALDEETERGVDTRITQSV from the exons ATGGATTGGAAACCGATGGTGACGATGATGGCGGTGGTCACCGTGTTCGCGGTGATGAACACGCTGACAAAGATGGCCTTTAACGAAGGGATGCACACTACCGTCCTCATCGTTCTCCGCCAGCTCACGGCGACGCTCTTCCTCGCCCCGATCGCCTACTTCAAAGAGAG gaAGACTAGACCTAAGATGACCACAGAGATCTTCGTCTACCTCTTCTTGAGTGCCTTGCTCGG AGCGTCACTGACCCAATGGCTCTTCTTCTTTGGGCTGCGGTACACCACGGCGACGTTCGCGAGCGCCTTCATCAACATGACCCCCATGTTCACCTTTCTTCTGGCGCTGCCGTTCAAGATCGAGAAGCTCGACGTGGCCACCGGCTCTGGCGCCGCCAAGCTCACCGGCACAGCCGTGGGGCTTGCCGGAGCGGTTTTGATGGCGCTCTACCAAGGCCCGGCCCTGACGGGGGCGCGTACGACGGACCACCACATGGCCACGGCTGCCGCCCACGGCGGGGCGTGGAGGTGGGCGATCGGGTCGGCGGCGCTGCTGGGCGGGTCGGCGAGCTGGTCGCTGTGGTTCATACTACAGTCCAAGATCGGGACCAAGTACCCAGCTCTGTACTCGAGCACGGCGTGGATGTTCCTGCTGAGCACGGCGCAGATGGCGGCCGTCGGGGCCGCGACGGAGGCGATGACCCTCGAGGTGTGGCTCCCCGGCACGGCGCTGAAGGCGGTGACGGTGCTGTTCGTGGGGGTGGTGGGGTCCGGGCTGGGGTTCCTGGCCATGTCGTGGTGCGTGGAGCGGCGCGGGCCCGTGTTCACCACGGCGTTCATGCCGCTGATCCAGATGATCGCCGCCGGGATCAACGTGACGGTGCTCCACGAGCAGCTCCGCCTCGGGAGCGTGGTCGGGTCGGCGGTGGTGGTCGTGGGGCTATACTTGGTCCTCTGGGGGAAGAGCAACGAGGCGAGCAGCAAACCCAAGTTGCCTCCTCCCTCACATTCCAAGCTCGCCTTGGATGAAGAAACGGAGCGTGGTGTTGATACGCGGATCACGCAGAGTGTGTAA